In Coriobacteriia bacterium, one genomic interval encodes:
- a CDS encoding V-type ATP synthase subunit F, translated as MYKLIVLTDADNADGFRLAGVDVVVVDSHDGVRERLNHLLDDEDAGIIAVNEQMMAAVDERTQRRIDSIYRPLVISLPIREKLAFGEDHRAYLARLIRRAIGFDITLRRD; from the coding sequence TTGTATAAGCTCATCGTCCTCACTGACGCTGACAACGCTGATGGGTTTCGCCTCGCGGGCGTGGACGTCGTTGTGGTCGACAGCCACGATGGCGTGCGCGAGCGACTGAACCATCTGCTCGACGACGAGGACGCGGGAATCATCGCCGTGAACGAGCAGATGATGGCGGCGGTGGACGAGCGCACTCAACGGCGGATCGACTCGATCTACCGACCACTTGTAATCTCCCTTCCGATTCGCGAGAAGCTCGCGTTCGGAGAGGACCACAGGGCGTATCTCGCGCGTCTGATTCGTCGCGCGATCGGATTCGACATCACACTGAGGCGGGATTAG